A stretch of the Lineus longissimus chromosome 12, tnLinLong1.2, whole genome shotgun sequence genome encodes the following:
- the LOC135496976 gene encoding uncharacterized protein LOC135496976 has protein sequence MQGTNLLKLKGFFISLVLAVTQADLVLGHEPTCLGSSGASLRNLRSIALNDAAMTVIEVHQKLTLTTNSQSPLEEAYKMAPKLHFEDRGDTVWKELGQGDPGTMRDDTVREVSFYWYLQATTRRMVRDTNARACRTRLSGRLVHDPRQVPGCNMEAILIDFNRVDTDSHVHAAIYLNGSESRVISKGKGDNQEFAVDFEIDLYTEDITHCSLVQSGDYCHGVLKGETKLTYVNKQFIFQAFMLFSSVPTCIVILMLYHGVLPDSVSKRNPISTILIANVYGAILFIAVMFLIIPAHDHATYYLCGILWQPSLMSSLHSMFFYLYEPSLVLCPIFLVCGYLVYKARCVDTGTLQQLAIAAQCASVMYQIWIALFASVIFRTEGQGFSFIVTLTIVQIFLTCEFGSWVEEPESERKTRVD, from the coding sequence ATGCAAGGCACCAACCTCCTCAAACTCAAAGGGTTCTTCATCAGCCTCGTTCTCGCCGTGACACAAGCTGACCTTGTCCTTGGACATGAACCGACCTGCCTTGGGTCATCCGGTGCGTCGTTGCGCAATCTGAGGTCAATTGCACTCAACGATGCTGCAATGACAGTGATAGAGGTACACCAGAAATTGACCTTGACGACAAATTCTCAGTCACCTCTGGAGGAGGCCTACAAAATGGCGCCAAAGCTTCATTTTGAGGATCGCGGTGACACTGTTTGGAAAGAGTTAGGCCAAGGAGATCCTGGAACGATGCGAGATGATACGGTCCGTGAGGTGTCATTTTATTGGTATCTGCAGGCAACCACGAGGAGAATGGTCAGAGACACAAACGCGAGAGCATGCCGCACGAGACTCTCCGGGCGGCTCGTACACGATCCACGTCAAGTCCCCGGGTGTAACATGGAGGCCATTCTGATCGACTTCAATCGTGTGGACACGGACTCTCACGTTCATGCCGCGATCTACTTAAACGGCAGCGAATCGAGAGTGATATCTAAAGGAAAGGGAGATAACCAAGAGTTTGCTGTGGACTTTGAAATTGACTTGTACACGGAGGACATTACACATTGCTCTCTGGTTCAGAGCGGCGACTACTGTCACGGCGTTCTGAAGGGAGAGACAAAATTAACATATGTAAACAAACAGTTCATCTTTCAAGCGTTCATGTTGTTTTCAAGTGTCCCAACGTGTATTGTAATTCTTATGCTATACCATGGAGTCCTACCTGACTCTGTTTCCAAAAGAAACCCCATTAGTACGATTCTAATAGCGAATGTTTACGGCGCCATATTATTCATCGCGGTCATGTTTCTCATAATCCCCGCGCACGATCACGCCACCTATTATCTATGTGGGATCctatggcagccatctttaatGTCATCTCTCCACAGTATGTTTTTCTATCTCTACGAACCAAGTCTAGTTCTCTGCCCTATTTTCTTGGTGTGTGGCTATTTGGTGTATAAAGCTAGATGTGTTGATACCGGGACCTTGCAGCAGTTGGCAATAGCGGCCCAATGCGCTTCTGTGATGTATCAGATTTGGATCGCGCTTTTTGCGTCTGTTATTTTCCGCACTGAGGGTCAAGGTTTCAGCTTCATCGTCACCCTGACGATAGTGCAAATATTTTTGACCTGTGAGTTCGGAAGCTGGGTTGAGGAACCGGAGAGTGAGAGGAAGACACGTGTAGATTAG
- the LOC135497005 gene encoding uncharacterized protein LOC135497005 yields MVAEKALLAVCAASIIMVVAVQAVERPMEFIPPSEPCRPDMKSCEYWLHIVVALTAVHMKKMTFPWNGKIYYHSPTNNYTGSTPVNTSDVIVADGYPESRMLYLVNGTLPGPTLTVYKGQNITVHIKNHMTEPATSIHFHGIVQQGTPYADGVSFVTQCPIYPGQTFAHNFNITQPGGTYWYHAHAGNQRTMGIYGAFIIKNKPVPNKPEPEEHVIQLQDYNHDWSSEMNFFKVAYGLFKGTTKINGTASHDGGMFSNFNIQSGLINGLGRWYNTSTTHNGAPLTKFKVKKGSNYRLRVINAGALYPFRFSVDEHELTAVATDGSDVEPIPVESFIINPGERYDVMLEANKTVKNYMIRAQTLDVGLNHIAEAVLNYQGVDSHDEPTTSRRACTPAKPCKVLNCPFTYYPKENNTESNIECISVDQLRGKEGDAPKAGNSSYKQFFLNFAFPGIGWTPASVNGRTFHHPQVNPLGQMDEMHWGCDPEKCGEDKVCACTYHLDINYGDTVQMVFLNMGQGKGFGHPVHLHGHSFYVVKQGFAQYNSTTGKFIGDNLDINCRGNRNRTETFCNAATWSDSAWDGDNIPGLNLKKPPLKDTIIVPTSSYVIIRFKADNPGVWILHCHIEMHNNDGMAMMVREGKDRIPKPPKGFPTCRNFDYDGSYALQESKPTDKPRTKGEEFNYRDAFWAVAGILILLVATNVVIVVWCCCCLKREPEPPRSRNSAKYHDNGGVTGDDRKAATDVKF; encoded by the exons ATGGTGGCGGAAAAGGCCCTGTTGGCTGTCTGCGCAGCCTCTATAATAATGGTGGTTGCAGTACAAGCTGTAGAAAGACCTATGGAGTTTATCCCGCCCTCTGAACCCTGTCGACCAGATATGAAGTCATGCGAATACTGGCTTCACATCGTGGTTGCCTTGACTGCTGTTCACATGAAGAAGATGACCTTTCCCTGGAACGGAAAAATCTATTACCACTCGCCGACGAACAACTACACCGGTTCAACGCCAGTCAACACATCGGACGTCATTGTTGCAGACGGCTACCCCGAGTCACGGATGTTGTATCTCGTAAATGGAACCTTGCCTGGACCAACATTGACCGTTTACAAAGGTCAAAACATTACTGTGCATATCAAGAATCATATGACAGAACCCGCGACATCAATCCATTTTCACGGCATCGTGCAGCAGGGGACACCATACGCCGATGGCGTTAGCTTCGTCACGCAATGCCCGATCTACCCTGGTCAAACGTTCGCTCACAACTTCAATATCACGCAGCCTGGCGGAACCTATTGGTATCATGCCCACGCGGGTAACCAGCGCACAATGGGGATATATGGTGCTTTTATAATTAAAAACAAGCCGGTCCCAAACAAACCTGAACCAGAGGAACACGTGATTCAGCTTCAGGACTACAACCACGATTGGAGCTCTGAGATGAACTTCTTCAAGGTCGCATATGGACTGTTCAAGGGGACAACAAAGATCAATGGCACAGCAAGCCACGATGGAGGAATGTTTAGCAATTTCAATATCCAATCTGGCCTCATCAACGGTCTTGGAAGATGGTATAATACGTCCACCACCCACAATGGTGCGCCCTTGaccaagttcaaggtcaagaaAGGGAGCAACTACAGATTACGCGTGATCAATGCAGGAGCACTGTACCCGTTTAGATTCTCTGTTGATGAACACGAACTGACCGCTGTAGCTACAGATGGCTCCGATGTGGAACCCATCCCGGTTGAATCCTTCATCATCAATCCTGGCGAGAGGTACGACGTCATGTTAGAGGCAAACAAAACCGTAAAGAACTACATGATCCGCGCACAGACCTTGGATGTTGGCTTGAATCACATTGCAGAAGCCGTTCTGAACTACCAGGGTGTTGATTCGCATGATGAACCAACCACATCACGGCGGGCTTGTACTCCGGCAAAACCTTGCAAAGTTCTGAATTGTCCATTCACATATTATCCCAAAGAGAACAACACCGAGTCCAACATCGAGTGCATCAGCGTTGATCAACTCCGTGGAAAGGAAGGCGATGCTCCAAAGGCCGGTAACTCGAGCTACAAGCAGTTTTTCCTCAATTTTGCTTTTCCTGGAATAGGGTGGACCCCAGCATCTGTGAACGGCCGGACCTTTCATCATCCTCAGGTTAATCCACTCGGACAGATGGACGAGATGCATTGGGGGTGTGACCCAGAGAAATGTGGCGAAGACAAGGTATGTGCCTGCACCTACCACTTGGATATCAACTACGGCGACACGGTGCAGATGGTCTTCCTGAACATGGGTCAAGGAAAGGGATTCGGCCATCCGGTGCATTTGCACGGACACAGCTTTTACGTGGTCAAACAAGGTTTTGCGCAGTACAATAGCACAACTGGGAAGTTCATTGGAGACAACTTGGATATCAATTGCCGTGGCAACAGAAATAGGACAGAGACGTTCTGTAACGCCGCCACCTGGTCTGATAGCGCGTGGGACGGGGACAACATCCCTGGTTTGAACCTGAAGAAACCCCCTCTCAAGGACACCATCATCGTTCCAACCAGCAGCTATGTGATCATCCGCTTCAAGGCTGACAACCCCGGCGTATGGATCCTGCATTGTCACATCGAAATGCACAACAATGACGGTATGGCGATGATGGTGAGAGAAGGCAAAGACAGAATCCCGAAACCTCCGAAAGGCTTTCCGACGTGTAGGAACTTCGACTACGATGGGAGCTATGCACTTCAAGAATCGAAACCTACCGATAAACCCAGAACGAAAGGCGAAGAGTTTAACTACC GTGATGCATTCTGGGCCGTTGCTGGAATTCTCATTCTCCTGGTGGCTACTAATGTTGTAATCGTAGTCTGGTGTTGCTGCTGTCTGAAGCGAGAGCCTGAGCCACCTAGATCGAGAAACAGTGCTAAGTACCACGACAATGGCGGTGTGACTGGTGATGATAGGAAAGCAGCAACTGATGTGAAGTTTTGA